The Polyangium aurulentum genomic interval GCGCGCGAGGCGATGAAAGAGGAGCCGCTCGACAAGCCGCTCGTCATGCTGGGGTTCGACCCGATCTATTTCAAAGACAAGCCCCGCCTCACCGCCAAGGATCTCGGCGATGCGTGCCCGGATCGCCCGGTATTCATCTATCACGCCAGCGCGCACGTCGCGACGGTCAACACCAGGATGATGCAGATCAGCAACATCACGCGCGACACGCTGACCGAGGGCGTGGTGAAAGGCCCCGACGGCGAGCCCACGGGCGAGCTGCAGGAGCAGCCCGCGATGTCGCTGGCCGTGACTGCAATGACGCTGCTTGGCGAGCAGGCCAGGAGCACGGCAGCGCTCTGGAATTTCGGATATGCCGCGCGGACCGCCGGCGTCACGACGGTGACCGACCTGGCGGGTAGCCTCGTCCTGGGCGACAGCGTCGACGTCTGGTCGGGGATCGTGAACGACCCGGCCTTTCCCGCGCGCGTGTGCTCGTACAGCCTGCCTGCGGCGATCGGCTCGGGTGGGCCCTCGAGCGCGGAGGAGGTGGTGGCGACCATCAAGGCGCTCCAGATGAAGCGCGCCAGCGCGAAGCTGCGCTTCCCGGGCATCAAGGTGATCATCGACGGCTCCATCCAGGGCTGGACGGCCAAGGTGAGCTGGCCGGGCTACTACACGGGCGAAGACCACGGCATCTGGGTGGAGACGCCCGAGAGGCTCGCGGAGATGCTGCTCCCGTTCCACAAGGCCGGCATCAACATCCACGTGCACTGCAATGGCGACCTGGCCGCCGACGTGTTCATCGAGACGGTCGAGAAGCTCTTGATCGCGTGGCCCTGGCTCGACCACCGTCACACCTGCCAGCACGCGCAGTTCGTGACCTCGGCGCAGCTTCGGCGCATGGCCAAGCTCGGGATGTGCGTCAATTTCTTCGCCAACCACATCTTTTACTGGGGCGACGAGCATTACGAGCAGACCCTGGGGCCCGAGCGCGCCAATCGCATGGAGCCGTGCGCCACCGCGAAGCGCGAGGGCGTCAGCTTCTCCATTCACTCGGACGCGAGCGTGACGCCGATGGACCGCCTGCACGTCATGTGGTGCGCGGTGAACCGCTCGACCCATGGGGGCCGCGTCCTCGGGGAGCACGAGAAGATCAGCGCCTACGACGCGCTCCACGCCGTCACGCTGGGGGCCGCCTACCAGATGCACATGGATGCGGAGATCGGGAGCATCGAAGTGGGCAAGTACGCCGATTTCACCGTGCTGGAGGGGAGCCCGCTCGACGTGGCCCCCGAGCAGATCAAGGACATCCGCGTGTGGGGCACGGTCGTCGGCGGCGTGAAATACCCGAATCCTCCCAAGGCGGCCTCGTGACCACCGACAAGCGCCTGCCGTTCACCGTCATCGGCGGCTACCTCGGCGCCGGCAAGACGACGCTGCTCAATCACCTCCTGCGCGAGAGCCAGGGGCTGCGCCTGGCCCTCCTGGTCAACGATTTCGGCCGGATCAACATCGACGCCGCGCTGATCGAGGGCCGCAGCGACGACACCATCGCGCTGACCAATGGCTGCATCTGCTGCAGCCTGACCGACGGGTTCGCGGCCGCGCTCGCCACCTTGCGCAAGCGCGCGGACGCGATCGATCACGTGGTCGTGGAGGCGAGCGGCGTCTCCGATCCGCGCAAGATTGCCCAGTATGGCCACAGTCCCGGGTTTTTCCTGGATGGGGTGGTGGTGGTGGCCGACGCCGAGGGGGTGCAGGGCAAGGCGCAGGACAAATACGTGGGCACGACCGTCCGCCGCCAGCTCCAGGACGCGGACCTCGTGGTGCTGAACAAGGCCGATCTGGTGAGCGAGGAGGCCCTCGGGGCCGTGCGCGCGTGGGTCGCCGGGCTGGCAGGCGATTCACGCGTGGTGGTGGCCACGCAGGGGCGCGTACCGCCAGCGCTGCTCCTCGGCATTCACCGCTCCGAGCGCGGCGCGGAGGCGGAGGCGGCCGAACACGACCACCTGGCGCAATACCAGACCTGGAGCCATGTCGAGGACCGGCCCTTCGACGGCGAGGCCTTCCGGGGGCTGGTGCGGTCGCTCCCGGAGGGCATTCTGCGCGCCAAGGGCGTGCTCTACCTGCGCGACGACCCGGAGCATCGGCACGTCTTCCAGCTCGTCGGCAAGCGCTGGAGCCTCGTCCGCGGCGCGCCCTGGGCCGGGCAGCCGCGCCGATCTCAGGTGGTCTTCATCGGGCAGCCTGGCAGCATCGAGGCGGGCGCGCTCGAGAAAGCGCTGCTCGCCTCGCTGGCCTGACGGCGGCGCACTTCCGTCGAAACCCCTCGTCCATTCGTCGTCCGACTTGGGCGCCTCGGCGCAGAGGTCTGCGCACTCCCTATTCAGCTCGTCCGGCGCAAGCCCGAACCTTTCTACCACGCGGTAGAAGCCCGGCGCGCGGGTATTTCGCGGGCCACGCAGCCGTGTTATCTCCTGATCCATGGCGATGTTCGGCGTGCTGGCCGGCGGGCTCTGTGGGCTCCTCGCGGTGCCGCTGCTCGAGTACCTCTGGCATGCGCGGGTCGCTCACGGACATCGGCCGGACCCGAGCCGCGACACGCACCTCGAGCACCACCGCGACGCTCGTGGCGTCCCGCCGCCGTGGGGCGAGATTCGCGCGGCCCTTCCACGCGTCTCGCTCGCGCTCGCCGGCATCGCAGCGCTCGTCGCGCTCGCGGTCAACGTCGGCGCGGCGATTGGCGTGACGGTCGGCCTCTTCGGAGGATGGGTGCTCGTCGAGCTCGGTCATGCGCAGATGCACGTGCGCGCGCCGCGCACGCGCTGGGAACGATGGATGTGGCGCTTCCACTGGCATCACCACGCGGCGGACGCGCGAAAGAACTTCGGCCTCACCAATCCGATCTTCGATTACCTGTTCGGCACCGCGGTCGCGCCCGACAAGGTCCTCGTGCCCGAGCGCATCGCGCCGCCGTGGCTCGAGGAGGCCGGGTCGATCGGCGGGCTCGAGCTGCGGCGCTCCCCCCGCATTGACGCGGGGGAATGAGCGCGCAGCCTCACCGGGCGTTGCAGGCGCAGATCTCCTCGCTGCAGGCGCGCTCGTAATCCTCGTTCTGCATCGCGCAGCGGACGAAGCTCGACAGCTCCTTCGACACCGCCGGGTCCGAGTCCACGACGCACGTCACCAGGTCCTTGAACGCCTCCTTCCGGGGCGAGATTTCCTCCAGGCCGGCCGAGAGCACGCGCTCCACGCAGCGCATCGACGCGGCGCAGCTCGCGGCGCCCGTCCCGATCCACTCGGCGGCCAGGCCGGTGGCCTCCAGGGGCTGCTCCGGGTCCGCGGAGCAATACGAGGTGGCCGGGTCGGCCGGGTAGTACGAGCCGATGAGCATGCACATCTCGTCCGTCGAGCGCGGGCCCTGGAAGACGTCCCGCTCCTCCGCGTTGCGGTAGTCGCAGTGGTAATCGAGCATCTCACCCGCCTTCACCTGGAGGCCGCCCTCGAAGGACTCGACCGGCACGCCCTCCCAGCGGTCGTTGGTATAGAATGGCGCGCCGCCCGCGATGGAGGCCTCGTAGCCCACGCCGCGCGCGTGCATGTGCGATTGCACGTTCACGATGGTGATGTCGCGCCGCACCGGGCAGCGGATGTGCGCCCGACCCGCGGACTGCGCGCCCACCTTGATGAACAGGTCGTAGAGGAAGAGGATATCGCCCTCCTGCTCCACCTCGGCCTCCGGGATGGTGTAGAGGTTGATGGCGACCTCGGGTCGCAGCGGCGCCGACGAGGCGTTGATGTAATGGGCGTTGATCATCAGCACGGCGCCCGGCCGGACGTGCATGGCCACGCCCGGCGGGAAGCTGACCACCGAGTCCCCGTCGGCATTCTGGGATCCGCCGACCAGCTTGGTGACTGCCCAGCCATTGCTGGCGCCGTCCGAGCAATCGAACACGCCGCTCGTGTCGACCGGGGTGCCGTCCTCCTTGGCCGTGGGGATCTCGTCGTACGGCGTCTCGTAGAGCAGGACGTGGTGGCTACCCGCGGTATAGCGGACCTGATCGCGGTTGACGTGAATGCCCCCGGGCGGCGCCTTGACGAACCGGCAATGCTCGGCCTCCACGCCGGGCCCGATCTCGGTGACCATACGGAATTGCACGCCCTGCCCCTCCGGCGGGGGAGCGAGGAGATCCTCGGCAGGGAGCGGAGCAGGCTCCTCGGCGCCGCCACAGCCGACCAGGCACAGGGCGAGCGCGAGGGGAGCGAGGGAGTCATGGATCCTGGTCGTCATGGATGGGCCTCCATGAAGAGCTAAGGTCGCCGGCCGCAGCGTCAAGCGCGGCGCACGGGCACCGGTCGAAGTCGACCAACGGGCTCGACCGGAGCGGCCGGGATCAGGGCCCGGAGGCGTAATACCAGGTCGCGCTCGCGTCGATGTCCCGCGGGTCGACGCTGGGATCGCCATGGCTGTCCTGCACCTGGTCGAACGTCAGCGAGGACGGCGTCGCCGCGAAGATGGTGCCGGTGAGCGCCGTCTTGTACCAGGTGACGCGCGTGAGGTTGTCGTTGGCGTCCTGCTCGATCAGCAGCCCGATGTACGCGTTGCCATCGTCGGGGTCGACGGCCTTGAAAAGCCGCTTCTGCGCACCCGTGGGCACGTAGGTCCCCTGCGTCCAGCCGCTCGTGCCGATGACCTGGGCGACGGAGACCACCGGGCCCCAGCCCGCGCTCGGCAGAAGAAAATCGGTGATCTCCTCGGCCGTCAGCTCCTTCTGCGACGCCTCCATGGCGAGCGGGCCGTCCCGCTCCACCGAAATGGGCGCCATCGACCAGTATTCGGTGTGCGAGGCATAGAGCGAGCCGGCGGGGTCGACGTCGTTCGTGGTAATGAGATGGATCAGCCACCCGT includes:
- a CDS encoding amidohydrolase yields the protein MSVTTIYRARQIITMNPSNPTATHVAVREGRILGAGTLEELAGWGEYQLDETFAEHVLVPGFVEAHAHAGEGVTGLFPMVTYFDRPLPDGTISPAVQSYEDLKKRLTEAREAMKEEPLDKPLVMLGFDPIYFKDKPRLTAKDLGDACPDRPVFIYHASAHVATVNTRMMQISNITRDTLTEGVVKGPDGEPTGELQEQPAMSLAVTAMTLLGEQARSTAALWNFGYAARTAGVTTVTDLAGSLVLGDSVDVWSGIVNDPAFPARVCSYSLPAAIGSGGPSSAEEVVATIKALQMKRASAKLRFPGIKVIIDGSIQGWTAKVSWPGYYTGEDHGIWVETPERLAEMLLPFHKAGINIHVHCNGDLAADVFIETVEKLLIAWPWLDHRHTCQHAQFVTSAQLRRMAKLGMCVNFFANHIFYWGDEHYEQTLGPERANRMEPCATAKREGVSFSIHSDASVTPMDRLHVMWCAVNRSTHGGRVLGEHEKISAYDALHAVTLGAAYQMHMDAEIGSIEVGKYADFTVLEGSPLDVAPEQIKDIRVWGTVVGGVKYPNPPKAAS
- a CDS encoding sterol desaturase family protein — encoded protein: MAMFGVLAGGLCGLLAVPLLEYLWHARVAHGHRPDPSRDTHLEHHRDARGVPPPWGEIRAALPRVSLALAGIAALVALAVNVGAAIGVTVGLFGGWVLVELGHAQMHVRAPRTRWERWMWRFHWHHHAADARKNFGLTNPIFDYLFGTAVAPDKVLVPERIAPPWLEEAGSIGGLELRRSPRIDAGE
- a CDS encoding CobW family GTP-binding protein, yielding MTTDKRLPFTVIGGYLGAGKTTLLNHLLRESQGLRLALLVNDFGRINIDAALIEGRSDDTIALTNGCICCSLTDGFAAALATLRKRADAIDHVVVEASGVSDPRKIAQYGHSPGFFLDGVVVVADAEGVQGKAQDKYVGTTVRRQLQDADLVVLNKADLVSEEALGAVRAWVAGLAGDSRVVVATQGRVPPALLLGIHRSERGAEAEAAEHDHLAQYQTWSHVEDRPFDGEAFRGLVRSLPEGILRAKGVLYLRDDPEHRHVFQLVGKRWSLVRGAPWAGQPRRSQVVFIGQPGSIEAGALEKALLASLA